One Methylosinus sp. C49 DNA segment encodes these proteins:
- a CDS encoding HAD-IA family hydrolase: MVGAPTLVFDLDGTLADTAGDLIATLGVLLARDGRMPVPLSAVRTLAGAGARAMIERGFAATGAPLPPERVEALFPEFIAHYRERIAVETRLFPGAEAALERFAEAGFALAVCTNKSEELAVLLLERLGVAGRFAAICGRDTFLAHKPDARALTLTIERAGGHAARAVMVGDSQTDIATAKNAGVPVVAVDFGYTETPVSSFGPDRVISHFDELWEAVASLGVLEASACT; the protein is encoded by the coding sequence ATGGTCGGCGCGCCGACTCTGGTCTTCGATCTCGACGGCACGCTGGCCGACACGGCCGGCGATCTCATCGCCACCTTGGGCGTGCTGCTGGCGCGCGACGGCCGCATGCCCGTGCCTCTCTCCGCCGTGCGCACGCTGGCTGGGGCCGGCGCGCGGGCGATGATCGAGCGCGGCTTCGCGGCCACCGGCGCGCCGCTCCCGCCGGAGCGGGTCGAGGCCCTGTTTCCCGAGTTTATCGCCCATTATCGCGAGCGAATCGCCGTCGAGACGCGGCTCTTTCCCGGAGCGGAGGCGGCGCTGGAGCGATTCGCCGAGGCCGGCTTCGCGCTCGCCGTCTGCACCAATAAATCCGAGGAGCTGGCCGTTCTGCTGCTGGAGCGCCTGGGCGTCGCCGGGCGATTCGCCGCCATTTGCGGCCGCGACACTTTTCTCGCGCACAAGCCCGACGCGCGCGCGCTGACGCTGACGATCGAAAGAGCCGGCGGCCATGCGGCGCGGGCGGTGATGGTCGGCGATTCGCAGACCGACATAGCGACGGCCAAAAACGCCGGCGTGCCTGTGGTCGCGGTGGATTTCGGCTATACGGAGACCCCGGTCTCGTCCTTCGGCCCCGACCGGGTGATCTCGCATTTCGACGAATTATGGGAGGCCGTGGCCTCGCTCGGCGTGCTGGAAGCCTCCGCATGCACTTGA
- the eno gene encoding phosphopyruvate hydratase gives MTEIIDIHAREILDSRGNPTVEVEVVLEDGSFGRAAVPSGASTGAHEAVEKRDGDKTRYLGKGVLDAVQSVNEDIAGELVGFEAEDQVAVDEALIELDDTPNKSRLGANAILGVSLAVAKAAADASSLPLYRYIGGVQARVLPVPMMNIINGGAHADNPIDFQEFMILPVGAPTVREAIRWGAEVFHTLKAALKKAGLSTSVGDEGGFAPNLPSAEAALDVIVEAIVTAGFVPGEDIYLGADVASTEFFKNGKYVYEGEKVTRTIEEQVAYLAKLAEAYPIVTIEDGMAEDDWEGWRLLTDTLGDKIQLVGDDVFVTNVERLARGIDEDVANSLLVKVNQIGTLTETLAAVEMAHRAAYTTVISHRSGETEDSTIADIAVATNSGQIKTGSLARSDRVAKYNQLIRIEEELGPAAIYAGRSALKALV, from the coding sequence ATGACCGAAATCATCGATATTCACGCTCGCGAGATACTCGATTCGCGCGGCAATCCCACGGTCGAGGTCGAGGTCGTGCTGGAGGACGGCTCCTTCGGCCGCGCCGCCGTGCCGTCCGGCGCCTCCACCGGCGCCCATGAGGCGGTGGAGAAGCGCGACGGCGACAAGACCCGCTATCTCGGCAAGGGCGTGCTGGACGCCGTGCAGAGCGTCAATGAGGACATAGCGGGCGAGCTCGTCGGCTTCGAGGCCGAGGATCAAGTGGCGGTCGACGAGGCGCTGATCGAGCTCGACGACACGCCGAACAAGTCGCGCCTCGGCGCCAACGCCATTTTGGGCGTCTCGCTGGCCGTCGCCAAGGCCGCCGCCGACGCCTCCTCGCTGCCGCTCTATCGCTATATCGGCGGCGTGCAGGCGCGCGTGCTGCCGGTGCCCATGATGAACATCATCAACGGCGGCGCCCACGCCGACAATCCGATCGACTTTCAGGAATTCATGATCCTGCCGGTCGGCGCGCCCACCGTGCGCGAGGCGATCCGCTGGGGCGCGGAAGTGTTCCACACGCTGAAAGCCGCGCTGAAGAAGGCCGGCCTCTCCACCTCGGTCGGCGACGAGGGCGGCTTCGCCCCCAACCTCCCCTCCGCCGAGGCGGCTCTGGACGTGATCGTCGAGGCGATCGTGACCGCCGGCTTCGTGCCGGGCGAGGACATTTATCTCGGCGCCGACGTCGCCTCGACCGAGTTCTTCAAGAACGGCAAATATGTCTATGAGGGCGAGAAGGTCACGCGCACCATAGAGGAGCAGGTCGCCTATCTCGCCAAGCTGGCCGAGGCCTATCCGATCGTCACGATCGAGGACGGCATGGCCGAGGACGATTGGGAGGGCTGGCGCCTCCTCACCGACACGCTCGGCGACAAGATTCAGCTCGTCGGCGACGATGTGTTCGTCACCAATGTCGAGCGCTTGGCGCGCGGCATAGACGAGGACGTCGCCAATTCGCTGCTGGTGAAGGTCAATCAGATTGGCACGCTGACCGAGACGCTCGCCGCCGTGGAGATGGCGCATCGCGCCGCCTATACGACGGTGATCTCGCATCGCTCCGGCGAGACGGAAGATTCGACCATCGCCGACATCGCCGTCGCCACCAATAGCGGGCAGATCAAGACCGGCTCGCTGGCGCGCTCGGACAGAGTCGCGAAATACAATCAGCTCATCCGCATCGAGGAGGAGTTGGGACCGGCGGCGATCTACGCCGGCCGCAGCGCGCTGAAGGCGCTGGTGTAA
- the ahpF gene encoding alkyl hydroperoxide reductase subunit F, whose translation MLDAALKTQLQAYFARIVTPITLRASLDDSEKSTELAELLQEVASVSDNISYVRSDDDSRRPSFAIERQGADVGLRFAAIPGGHEFNSFVLALLHVGGHPPKEDEETLARIKALDGEYRFETYFSLTCQNCPEVVQALDTMAALNPRVRHVAIDGGLFPKEVEERGIMAVPAVYLNGEPFQHGRATLEQILDKLDAGAGEKKAASISAKEPFDVLVVGGGPAGAAAAIYAARKGVRTGIVAERFGGQVQDTAGIENFISVPHTEGPHMAAALERHVAEYSVDVMNGQIASALIPAAQAGGLTELKLANGATLKSKTIILAPGARWRRINVPGETEYMTKGVAYCPHCDGPLFKGKRVAVIGGGNSGVEAAIDLAGLASHVTLLEFDGKLRADGILQEKLRSLPNVTILVSAQTTEILGDGAKVTGLVYRDRESEATRTVELEGVFVQIGLLPNTEWLNGAVTLSPYKEIEIDRRCHTSAPGVFAAGDATTVPYKQIVIAMGEGATAALSAFDHLVRM comes from the coding sequence ATGCTGGACGCCGCTCTGAAAACACAGCTGCAGGCCTATTTCGCGCGCATCGTCACGCCCATCACGCTCCGCGCCTCGCTCGATGACAGCGAGAAATCCACAGAGCTCGCCGAGCTGCTGCAGGAGGTCGCGAGCGTCTCGGACAATATCTCCTATGTGCGCAGCGACGATGATTCGCGCCGTCCCTCTTTCGCGATCGAGCGCCAAGGCGCCGATGTCGGCTTGCGCTTCGCCGCCATTCCGGGCGGCCACGAATTCAACTCCTTCGTGCTGGCGCTGCTGCATGTCGGCGGCCATCCGCCGAAGGAGGACGAGGAAACCCTTGCGCGCATAAAGGCGCTCGACGGCGAATATCGCTTCGAGACCTATTTCTCGCTCACCTGCCAGAACTGCCCGGAGGTGGTGCAGGCGCTCGACACGATGGCGGCGCTCAATCCGCGCGTGCGCCATGTGGCGATCGACGGCGGGCTGTTCCCCAAGGAGGTGGAGGAGCGCGGCATAATGGCGGTGCCCGCCGTCTATCTGAACGGCGAGCCCTTCCAGCATGGCCGCGCGACGCTGGAGCAGATTCTCGACAAGCTCGACGCCGGCGCCGGCGAGAAAAAGGCCGCGTCCATTTCCGCCAAGGAGCCTTTCGACGTGCTGGTGGTCGGCGGCGGCCCGGCGGGCGCGGCGGCGGCGATCTACGCCGCGCGCAAAGGCGTGCGCACCGGCATTGTCGCCGAGCGTTTCGGCGGCCAGGTGCAGGACACGGCGGGCATAGAGAATTTCATCTCCGTTCCGCACACGGAAGGCCCGCATATGGCGGCGGCGCTGGAGCGTCACGTCGCGGAATATTCCGTCGATGTGATGAATGGCCAGATCGCTTCCGCGCTGATTCCGGCGGCGCAGGCCGGCGGTCTCACGGAGCTGAAGCTCGCCAATGGCGCGACGCTCAAATCGAAGACGATCATTCTGGCGCCGGGCGCGCGCTGGCGGCGCATCAATGTGCCGGGCGAGACGGAATATATGACCAAGGGCGTCGCCTATTGCCCGCATTGCGACGGGCCTCTGTTCAAAGGCAAGCGCGTGGCGGTGATCGGCGGCGGCAATTCCGGCGTCGAGGCGGCGATCGATCTCGCCGGCCTCGCCTCGCATGTGACCTTGCTCGAATTCGACGGCAAACTGCGCGCCGATGGGATCTTGCAGGAGAAGCTGCGCTCGCTGCCCAATGTGACGATTCTCGTCTCGGCGCAGACGACCGAGATTCTCGGCGACGGCGCCAAGGTGACGGGGCTCGTCTATCGCGACCGCGAGAGCGAGGCGACGCGCACTGTCGAATTGGAAGGCGTGTTCGTGCAGATCGGCCTGCTGCCCAACACGGAATGGCTGAATGGCGCGGTGACGCTCTCGCCCTATAAGGAGATCGAGATCGACCGCCGCTGCCACACCTCGGCGCCAGGCGTGTTCGCGGCCGGCGACGCGACGACGGTTCCCTATAAGCAGATCGTCATCGCCATGGGCGAAGGCGCGACGGCGGCGCTGTCGGCCTTCGACCATCTGGTGCGGATGTGA
- a CDS encoding ABC transporter ATP-binding protein, which translates to MGVAEPLVSLRGIGKSFANGVAALENFHLDLRDGEFLTLLGPSGCGKSTALRLIAGLATPSAGAIDWRDSAAAHNIGFVFQEATLLPWADVFDNVYLPLRLAGKTREAAAPLVRETLALVGLADFEKALPRQLSGGMKMRVAIARGLVTRPKLLLMDEPFAALDEVTRFRLGDDLLAMKRRLDTTIVFVTHSIYESVYLSTRILALAARGGAIVDTIDIDANIARDEEFRTSPEFAQYCRRASAALRSAYGEELR; encoded by the coding sequence GTGGGCGTCGCGGAGCCTCTGGTCTCGCTGCGCGGGATCGGCAAAAGCTTCGCCAATGGCGTCGCGGCGCTCGAGAATTTCCATCTCGACCTTCGCGACGGCGAGTTTCTGACCTTGCTCGGCCCGTCGGGCTGCGGCAAATCGACCGCGCTGCGGCTCATCGCCGGCCTCGCGACGCCGAGCGCCGGCGCCATCGATTGGCGCGACTCGGCCGCGGCCCACAACATCGGCTTCGTGTTTCAGGAGGCGACGCTGCTGCCCTGGGCCGATGTCTTCGACAATGTCTATCTGCCGCTGCGACTCGCCGGCAAGACGCGCGAGGCCGCCGCGCCGCTGGTGCGCGAGACGCTGGCGCTCGTCGGTCTCGCCGATTTCGAGAAAGCGCTGCCGCGCCAGCTCTCCGGCGGCATGAAGATGCGCGTCGCCATAGCGCGCGGCCTGGTGACGCGGCCGAAATTGCTGCTGATGGACGAGCCCTTCGCGGCGCTCGACGAGGTGACGCGCTTTCGTCTCGGCGACGATCTCCTCGCCATGAAGCGAAGGCTCGATACGACGATCGTCTTCGTCACCCATTCCATTTACGAGAGCGTCTATCTCTCGACGCGCATTCTCGCGCTCGCCGCGCGCGGCGGCGCGATCGTCGATACGATCGACATAGACGCGAATATCGCGCGCGACGAAGAATTCCGCACGAGTCCCGAGTTCGCGCAATATTGCCGGCGCGCTTCCGCCGCTCTGCGCAGCGCCTATGGGGAGGAGCTGCGATGA
- the ychF gene encoding redox-regulated ATPase YchF, protein MGFKCGIVGLPNVGKSTLFNALTQTAAAQAANYPFCTIEPNVGDVAVPDPRLEKLCEIAGSKQIIPTRLTFVDIAGLVRGASKGEGLGNQFLANIRECDAIAHVVRCFEDGDITHVEGDVDPIRDIETIETELMLADLESLEKRVVPLEKKAKGGDKDAKELLDLMRRCLDLVREGRPARLVVIAPEEREALAGLGLLSSKPVLYVCNVEEGAAAEGNSFSQKVAARAREEGAASVVVSAKIESEIAVLPAEEQKDYLEAVGLEEPGLNRVIRAGYTLLRLVTYFTVGPKEARAWTIEQGTRAPQAAAVIHTDFEKGFIRAETIAFEDYVALRGEAGAREAGKFRLEGKDYVVADGDVLHFRFNN, encoded by the coding sequence ATGGGCTTCAAATGTGGAATCGTCGGCCTGCCGAATGTCGGCAAGTCGACCCTCTTCAACGCGCTGACGCAGACGGCGGCAGCGCAGGCGGCCAATTATCCCTTCTGCACGATCGAGCCCAATGTCGGCGACGTCGCCGTGCCCGATCCGCGCCTCGAAAAGCTCTGCGAGATCGCCGGCTCCAAGCAGATCATCCCGACGCGCCTCACCTTCGTGGACATAGCCGGGCTCGTGCGCGGCGCCTCCAAAGGCGAGGGGCTCGGCAATCAGTTCTTGGCCAATATCCGCGAATGCGACGCCATCGCCCATGTGGTGCGCTGCTTCGAGGATGGCGACATCACCCACGTCGAGGGCGACGTCGATCCGATCCGCGACATTGAGACGATCGAGACCGAGCTGATGCTCGCCGATCTCGAGAGCCTGGAAAAGCGCGTGGTCCCGCTCGAGAAGAAGGCCAAGGGCGGCGACAAGGACGCCAAGGAGCTGCTCGATCTGATGCGCCGCTGCCTCGATCTGGTGCGCGAGGGCCGTCCCGCCCGCCTCGTCGTGATCGCGCCGGAGGAGCGCGAAGCGCTCGCCGGTCTCGGCCTGCTGTCGTCCAAGCCCGTCCTCTATGTCTGCAATGTCGAGGAGGGCGCCGCTGCGGAGGGCAATTCCTTCTCGCAGAAGGTCGCCGCGCGGGCGCGCGAGGAGGGCGCGGCGAGCGTCGTCGTCTCGGCCAAGATCGAGAGCGAGATCGCCGTGCTGCCGGCCGAGGAGCAGAAGGACTATCTCGAGGCGGTCGGGCTCGAGGAGCCGGGCCTCAACCGCGTCATCCGGGCCGGCTATACGCTGCTGCGCCTCGTCACCTATTTCACCGTGGGGCCGAAGGAGGCGCGCGCCTGGACGATCGAGCAGGGCACGCGCGCGCCGCAGGCGGCGGCGGTGATCCATACCGATTTCGAGAAGGGCTTCATCCGCGCCGAGACCATCGCCTTCGAGGATTATGTCGCGCTGCGCGGCGAAGCGGGCGCGCGCGAGGCGGGGAAGTTCCGGCTCGAGGGCAAGGACTATGTCGTCGCCGACGGCGACGTGCTGCATTTCCGCTTCAACAACTGA
- a CDS encoding ABC transporter substrate-binding protein, protein MTKRFAAQIAALAFFLSALPAFALDKVSFATNWRAQAEHGGFYQALVDGTYAKYGLDVTILQGGPQSNARLLLAAGRVDFCMGANLIQTFSAVQQKAPIVAVASMFQKDPIIFMSHPGEGFDRFEDLPKATAFIGNDNLVSVYQWLKQAYGFKEEKIKPYTFNSAPFLADKKSIQQGYLTSEPFEIARQGGFTPNVFLLADYGYDSYSTTIETRKETIETKADLVQRFVDASIIGWYHYIYGDNSAANAAIRKDNPEMSEGQLAYSVEKLKERGIVDSGDSLSLGIGAITDARLRSFFDKMAKAGVFPADLPIAQGYSTRFVNKKVGLELRPSHAAGAQ, encoded by the coding sequence ATGACGAAACGCTTCGCAGCACAGATCGCGGCTTTGGCTTTCTTCCTCTCCGCCCTTCCGGCCTTCGCGCTGGACAAGGTCTCCTTCGCCACCAATTGGCGGGCGCAGGCCGAGCATGGCGGCTTTTATCAAGCCCTCGTCGACGGCACTTACGCCAAATACGGCCTGGACGTCACAATATTGCAGGGCGGTCCGCAGTCCAACGCGCGGCTGCTGCTCGCCGCCGGCCGCGTCGATTTCTGCATGGGCGCCAATCTCATCCAGACCTTCTCCGCCGTGCAGCAGAAGGCGCCCATCGTCGCCGTCGCCAGCATGTTCCAGAAGGATCCGATCATCTTCATGTCGCATCCGGGCGAGGGCTTCGATCGCTTCGAGGATCTGCCCAAGGCGACCGCCTTCATCGGCAATGACAATCTCGTCTCGGTCTATCAATGGCTGAAACAGGCCTATGGCTTCAAGGAAGAGAAGATCAAGCCCTACACCTTCAACTCGGCGCCCTTCCTCGCCGACAAGAAATCGATTCAGCAGGGCTATCTGACCTCCGAGCCTTTCGAGATCGCGCGCCAGGGCGGCTTCACGCCCAATGTGTTTCTCCTCGCCGATTACGGCTATGACAGCTATTCGACGACGATCGAGACGCGCAAGGAGACGATCGAGACCAAGGCCGATCTCGTGCAGCGTTTCGTCGACGCCTCGATCATCGGCTGGTATCATTACATCTATGGCGACAATAGCGCCGCCAACGCCGCCATCCGCAAGGACAATCCCGAAATGTCCGAGGGCCAGCTCGCTTATTCCGTCGAGAAGCTGAAGGAGCGCGGCATCGTCGACTCCGGCGATTCGCTCAGTCTCGGCATTGGCGCGATAACCGACGCGCGGCTGCGCAGCTTCTTCGACAAAATGGCCAAGGCCGGCGTCTTCCCCGCCGATCTTCCCATCGCCCAGGGCTACAGCACGCGCTTCGTTAACAAGAAGGTCGGGCTGGAGCTGCGACCTTCGCATGCGGCGGGGGCGCAGTGA
- a CDS encoding creatininase family protein, whose amino-acid sequence MLPSRYWIDLATTDYRDLEMERVIAVLPIAAVEQHGPHLPVGVDSQIMRGMIERVVDRLPDDLDALFLPLQAIGVSIEHGDFPGTLSLSHETALRLLCEIGEGVARAGCRKLVLLNSHGGNSALISQAALELRIRNELLAVACSWHRFGYPDGLFGEEEIRLGIHGGEIETSLMLALAPDFVDMARARHFRSASADFERDFTWLRADRPIGFGWKTQDLSKEGAIGDAAAASAAKGEAAADYWATAFVELLRDVEAFDLARLAGAPPK is encoded by the coding sequence ATGCTTCCGTCCCGCTATTGGATCGACCTCGCCACCACTGACTACCGCGACCTCGAGATGGAGCGCGTCATCGCCGTGCTGCCCATCGCCGCCGTCGAGCAGCATGGGCCGCATCTGCCGGTCGGCGTCGATTCGCAGATCATGCGCGGCATGATCGAGCGTGTCGTAGACCGCCTGCCGGACGATCTCGATGCGCTGTTCCTGCCGCTGCAGGCGATCGGCGTCTCCATCGAGCACGGCGATTTTCCCGGCACGCTCAGCCTCTCGCATGAGACGGCGCTGCGCCTTCTCTGCGAGATCGGCGAAGGCGTCGCCCGCGCCGGCTGCCGCAAGCTCGTACTCCTCAATTCGCATGGGGGCAACTCGGCGCTGATCTCCCAGGCGGCGCTCGAGCTGCGCATTCGCAACGAGCTGCTCGCCGTCGCCTGCTCCTGGCATCGCTTCGGCTATCCCGACGGCCTGTTCGGCGAGGAGGAAATCCGCCTCGGCATCCATGGCGGAGAGATCGAGACCTCGCTGATGCTCGCGCTCGCGCCGGATTTCGTCGATATGGCGCGGGCGCGGCATTTTCGCTCCGCCAGCGCCGATTTCGAGCGCGATTTCACCTGGTTGCGCGCCGACCGGCCGATCGGCTTCGGCTGGAAGACGCAGGACCTCTCGAAGGAAGGGGCGATCGGCGACGCCGCGGCGGCCAGCGCCGCCAAGGGCGAGGCCGCGGCCGATTATTGGGCGACCGCCTTCGTCGAGCTGCTGCGCGACGTCGAGGCCTTCGATCTCGCGCGCTTGGCCGGCGCGCCGCCGAAATAG
- the ahpC gene encoding alkyl hydroperoxide reductase subunit C, which produces MSLIGSEIKPFKATAFHAGKFVDVTEATLKGKWSVFFFYPADFTFVCPTELEDLATNYAAFKAIGVEIYGVSTDTHFAHKAWHDTSPAIGKIEYPLVGDPTLTLSRNFDVLIEEAGLADRGTFVIDPDGKIQIVEINAGGVGRNALELLRKVKAAQYVAAHPGEVCPAKWEEGQKTLAPSLDLVGKI; this is translated from the coding sequence ATGTCTCTCATCGGCTCCGAGATCAAGCCGTTCAAGGCGACCGCCTTCCACGCCGGCAAGTTCGTCGACGTCACCGAAGCCACGCTCAAGGGCAAGTGGTCGGTGTTCTTCTTCTATCCGGCCGACTTCACCTTCGTCTGCCCGACCGAGCTCGAGGACCTCGCCACCAACTACGCCGCCTTCAAGGCGATCGGCGTCGAGATCTACGGCGTCTCCACCGACACGCATTTCGCCCATAAGGCTTGGCACGACACCTCGCCGGCGATCGGCAAGATCGAGTATCCGTTGGTCGGCGATCCGACGCTGACGCTGAGCCGCAATTTCGACGTGCTGATCGAAGAGGCCGGCCTCGCCGACCGCGGCACTTTCGTCATCGATCCCGACGGCAAGATTCAGATCGTCGAGATCAACGCCGGCGGCGTCGGCCGCAATGCGCTCGAGCTGCTGCGCAAGGTCAAGGCGGCGCAGTATGTCGCGGCGCATCCGGGCGAGGTCTGCCCGGCCAAGTGGGAAGAGGGTCAGAAGACGCTCGCCCCCTCGCTCGACCTCGTCGGCAAGATCTAA
- a CDS encoding FKBP-type peptidyl-prolyl cis-trans isomerase: MRALFRFHALPALAALALVAAPLPALAQSSATTTTATGIKITDTKVGTGSGAEPGQMLKMHYTGWVSQNGAKGKKFDSSLDRGQPFEFRLSAGQVIAGWDQGILGMKVGGKRTLVIPPELGYGARGAGGVIPPNATLIFDVELIEIKGQI, translated from the coding sequence ATGCGCGCCCTATTCCGTTTCCACGCTCTGCCCGCCCTCGCCGCATTGGCGCTCGTCGCTGCGCCGCTCCCGGCGCTCGCGCAGAGCTCCGCGACGACCACCACCGCCACCGGAATCAAGATCACCGACACAAAGGTCGGGACCGGCTCCGGCGCGGAGCCGGGGCAGATGCTGAAGATGCATTACACCGGCTGGGTCTCGCAGAACGGCGCCAAGGGCAAGAAGTTCGACAGCTCGCTGGACCGCGGCCAGCCCTTCGAGTTCCGCCTCTCGGCCGGACAGGTGATCGCCGGCTGGGATCAGGGCATTCTCGGCATGAAGGTCGGCGGCAAGCGCACGCTGGTCATTCCGCCCGAGCTCGGCTATGGCGCGCGCGGCGCCGGCGGCGTGATACCGCCCAACGCCACGCTCATTTTCGATGTCGAGCTGATCGAGATCAAAGGGCAGATCTGA
- a CDS encoding L,D-transpeptidase family protein codes for MLAAPLIPALAQTAAEPSPAPAAPVAPAPAPTAAPAAPAPAPVPAPVPAPASSPTAPAEPGAAPTAAPQTAAAPKPKPKPKPKPAPPREMALSDDPTPALQPETFFATSLASERYAAIADAGGWPKVGTPLQPGARGKAVAALRRRLAAEGDLPAEAAGGEAWDAGLSQAVKHFQFRMGLRQTGAVAGATLRELDVPASVRFRQLASSAQRLAGNDFPFGPRYIVVNIPSAAVDAVENGHVVRRYTAIVGDVEHPSPEVEAKIGAVNLNPTWTVPVSIIKNEIMPKMQKDPSYLAKARIRVFDNHGTEVEPKSINWASERAVNYTLRQDSGAQNSLGSIRIAMPNKHAVYMHDTPSKRLFASDYRFLSHGCVRVEGVYDLATWLLEGAPGQWDKAAIMSKIGGERQDVILPKPVPVVWVYMTGWASANGTVHFRNDIYGVDAVGEARGDR; via the coding sequence TTGCTCGCAGCGCCGCTCATTCCCGCGTTGGCGCAGACCGCCGCCGAGCCTTCCCCGGCTCCGGCCGCTCCTGTCGCGCCGGCTCCCGCGCCGACCGCGGCTCCGGCGGCCCCAGCGCCTGCGCCCGTTCCCGCCCCTGTCCCGGCGCCCGCCTCCTCTCCCACCGCCCCGGCCGAGCCCGGAGCAGCGCCGACGGCGGCCCCGCAGACGGCCGCCGCGCCCAAGCCCAAACCAAAGCCGAAGCCCAAGCCCGCGCCGCCGCGCGAGATGGCGCTCTCCGACGATCCGACCCCTGCGCTGCAGCCCGAGACCTTCTTCGCCACCTCGCTCGCCTCCGAGCGCTATGCGGCCATCGCCGACGCCGGCGGCTGGCCCAAGGTGGGGACGCCATTGCAGCCCGGCGCGCGCGGCAAGGCGGTGGCTGCGCTGCGCAGGCGCCTCGCCGCCGAGGGTGATCTGCCGGCGGAAGCGGCCGGCGGCGAGGCCTGGGACGCCGGCCTCTCCCAAGCAGTGAAACATTTTCAATTCCGCATGGGGCTGAGGCAGACCGGCGCGGTCGCCGGCGCGACGCTACGAGAATTGGACGTGCCGGCCTCGGTGCGCTTTCGTCAGCTAGCCTCCTCGGCGCAGCGGCTCGCCGGCAATGATTTCCCCTTCGGCCCACGCTACATCGTCGTCAACATCCCCTCCGCCGCCGTCGACGCGGTGGAGAACGGCCATGTCGTGCGGCGCTATACGGCGATCGTCGGCGATGTCGAGCATCCTTCGCCCGAGGTCGAGGCGAAGATCGGCGCGGTCAATCTCAACCCCACATGGACGGTCCCGGTCTCGATCATCAAGAACGAGATCATGCCCAAAATGCAGAAGGACCCGTCCTATCTCGCCAAGGCGCGCATTCGCGTCTTCGACAATCACGGGACCGAGGTGGAGCCGAAATCGATCAATTGGGCCAGCGAGCGGGCGGTCAATTACACGCTGCGCCAGGACAGCGGCGCGCAAAATTCGCTGGGCTCGATCCGCATCGCAATGCCCAATAAGCACGCCGTCTATATGCATGACACGCCGAGCAAGCGGCTCTTCGCCAGCGACTACCGCTTTCTCTCGCATGGCTGCGTGCGCGTCGAGGGCGTCTATGACCTCGCGACCTGGCTGCTGGAAGGCGCGCCGGGACAATGGGACAAGGCCGCGATCATGTCCAAGATCGGCGGCGAGCGCCAGGACGTGATCCTGCCCAAGCCGGTGCCGGTCGTCTGGGTGTATATGACCGGATGGGCTTCCGCGAATGGAACCGTTCACTTCCGCAACGATATATATGGGGTGGACGCGGTGGGCGAAGCGCGCGGGGATCGCTGA
- a CDS encoding ABC transporter permease subunit, whose protein sequence is MTQASPLREALSPLAVLAAALAAWEAAVRFWAIPPYVLPAPSLIAATLVKDREILFASLLVTLTTALEALALATIGGVALALLISRSRWMERALMPFAIVLQVTPIIAIAPLLLVYLAPAEAVLVCAFLVAFFPILANTSLGLASVDRSLIELFDLYRASPWRKLVYLRAPAALPQFFAGLRIGGGLALIGAIAAELAAGAAGQGAGLAFRISEAGYRLDIPRMFAALALVSLAGIVIYAGLTALSRLALSRWHESARGLDD, encoded by the coding sequence ATGACGCAAGCGAGCCCGCTTCGCGAGGCGCTGTCGCCGCTGGCCGTGCTGGCCGCCGCGCTCGCCGCTTGGGAGGCGGCGGTGCGCTTCTGGGCCATTCCGCCCTATGTGCTGCCGGCGCCGAGCCTCATCGCCGCGACTCTGGTGAAGGATCGCGAGATTCTCTTCGCCTCGCTCCTCGTCACGCTGACGACGGCGCTGGAGGCGCTGGCGCTGGCGACGATCGGCGGCGTCGCTCTGGCTCTGCTCATCTCGCGCTCGCGCTGGATGGAGCGCGCGCTGATGCCTTTCGCCATTGTGCTGCAAGTGACGCCCATCATCGCCATAGCGCCGCTGCTGCTGGTCTATCTCGCCCCCGCCGAGGCGGTGCTGGTCTGCGCCTTTCTGGTCGCCTTCTTTCCCATTCTCGCCAATACGTCGCTCGGCCTCGCCTCGGTCGATCGCTCATTGATCGAGCTTTTCGATCTCTATCGCGCCTCGCCGTGGCGCAAGCTCGTCTATCTGCGCGCGCCGGCGGCGCTGCCGCAATTTTTCGCCGGGCTGCGCATCGGCGGAGGGCTCGCGCTCATCGGCGCCATTGCGGCCGAGCTGGCGGCCGGCGCTGCGGGGCAGGGGGCGGGGCTCGCCTTCCGCATTTCGGAGGCCGGCTATCGCCTCGACATTCCGCGCATGTTCGCGGCGCTGGCGTTGGTTTCGCTGGCGGGTATCGTCATCTATGCGGGGCTGACGGCGCTGTCGCGCCTCGCTCTGTCGCGCTGGCACGAGAGCGCGCGTGGATTGGACGATTAG